A genomic region of Candidatus Pseudomonas phytovorans contains the following coding sequences:
- the hemB gene encoding porphobilinogen synthase, whose translation MSNQFPSVRPRRLRQNESLRTIFQETEFRLEDLILPIFVEEGIDDFVPITSMPGVNRIPEKLLAQEIERYARAGIKSVMTFGVSHNLDATGSDTWNENGLVARMSRICKDTVPEMVVMSDTCFCEYTSHGHCGVVHDHGVDNDATLANLGKQAVIAAAAGADFIAPSAAMDGQVQAIRSALDGAGFHDTAIMAYSTKFASSLYGPFREAGGTALKGDRKSYQMNPMNRREAVRESLLDEQEGADVLMVKPAGAYLDVIADIRAASRLPLAAYQVSGEYAMIKFGGLAGAIDEGRVMRESIGAIKRAGADLILTYFAMDLAREGI comes from the coding sequence ATGTCCAACCAATTCCCGTCCGTTCGTCCACGCCGCCTGCGCCAGAACGAGTCCCTGCGCACGATCTTCCAGGAAACCGAATTCCGCCTGGAAGACCTGATTTTGCCGATCTTCGTCGAAGAGGGCATTGATGATTTCGTGCCGATTACCAGCATGCCCGGGGTCAATCGCATCCCCGAGAAGCTGCTGGCCCAGGAAATCGAGCGGTATGCCCGTGCCGGTATCAAGTCGGTCATGACCTTTGGCGTGTCGCACAACCTGGACGCCACCGGCAGCGACACCTGGAACGAGAACGGCCTGGTCGCGCGCATGTCGCGCATCTGCAAGGACACCGTGCCGGAAATGGTGGTGATGTCCGACACCTGCTTCTGCGAATACACCAGCCACGGCCATTGCGGGGTGGTGCATGACCATGGCGTGGACAATGATGCCACCTTGGCCAACCTGGGCAAGCAGGCAGTCATCGCCGCGGCTGCCGGGGCCGACTTCATCGCCCCGTCGGCGGCAATGGACGGCCAGGTACAGGCCATCCGTAGCGCGCTGGACGGTGCCGGCTTCCACGACACCGCGATCATGGCTTACTCCACCAAGTTCGCTTCGTCGCTGTATGGCCCGTTCCGTGAAGCCGGCGGCACTGCGCTGAAGGGCGACCGCAAAAGCTACCAGATGAACCCGATGAACCGTCGCGAAGCCGTGCGCGAGTCGCTGCTGGACGAGCAGGAAGGGGCAGATGTGCTGATGGTCAAGCCGGCTGGCGCCTACCTTGACGTGATTGCCGACATCCGCGCCGCCTCACGCCTGCCGCTGGCTGCATACCAGGTGAGTGGCGAGTACGCGATGATCAAGTTCGGCGGCCTGGCCGGCGCCATCGATGAAGGCCGAGTGATGCGTGAGAGCATTGGTGCGATCAAGCGTGCCGGTGCCGACCTGATCCTGACCTACTTCGCCATGGACCTAGCCCGCGAAGGTATCTGA
- a CDS encoding serine protein kinase RIO, with the protein MKTPKRIEPLIEDGLVDEVLRPLMSGKEAAVYVVRCGNQVRCAKVYKEANKRSFRQAAEYQEGRKVRNSRQARAMAKGSKFGRKEAEDAWQNAEVAALFRLASAGVRVPKPYDFQDGVLLMELVTDADGDAAPRLNDVHLEAEEARTFHAFVIRQIVLMLCAGLVHGDLSEFNVLLGPDGPVIIDLPQAVDAAANNHAFSMLQRDVDNMAHYFGRFAPELKSTRYAQEMWALFEAGDLLPDSPLTGVFADDEHEADVSGVMREIDAARLDDARRRAARDEAEHGPAKAEEPTPPWLQ; encoded by the coding sequence ATGAAGACACCCAAAAGAATCGAACCCTTGATCGAAGACGGCCTGGTCGACGAAGTACTGCGGCCGCTGATGAGTGGCAAGGAGGCCGCCGTGTACGTGGTGCGCTGCGGCAACCAGGTGCGCTGCGCCAAGGTCTACAAAGAAGCCAACAAGCGCAGTTTCCGCCAGGCCGCCGAATACCAGGAAGGCCGCAAGGTGCGTAACAGCCGCCAGGCCCGAGCCATGGCCAAAGGCAGCAAGTTCGGCCGTAAAGAAGCCGAGGACGCCTGGCAGAACGCCGAGGTTGCGGCATTGTTCCGCCTGGCCAGTGCCGGTGTGAGGGTGCCCAAGCCTTACGACTTCCAGGACGGCGTACTGCTGATGGAACTGGTCACCGACGCCGATGGTGACGCCGCCCCACGGCTGAACGACGTGCACCTGGAAGCCGAAGAGGCCCGCACGTTCCACGCTTTTGTCATTCGCCAGATCGTACTGATGCTATGTGCGGGGCTGGTGCACGGTGACCTGTCCGAGTTCAACGTGCTGCTCGGCCCGGACGGTCCGGTGATCATCGACTTGCCGCAGGCAGTGGATGCAGCGGCCAACAACCACGCTTTCAGCATGCTGCAGCGCGATGTCGACAACATGGCCCACTATTTCGGGCGCTTTGCCCCGGAGCTGAAAAGCACCCGGTATGCGCAGGAGATGTGGGCGTTGTTCGAGGCCGGTGATCTGCTGCCAGACAGCCCATTGACCGGGGTGTTTGCGGATGACGAGCATGAAGCTGACGTGTCCGGGGTGATGCGCGAGATCGACGCAGCCCGGCTGGATGATGCCCGTCGCCGTGCAGCGCGCGACGAGGCAGAGCATGGCCCGGCCAAGGCAGAGGAGCCCACGCCGCCCTGGTTGCAGTAA
- the lhgO gene encoding L-2-hydroxyglutarate oxidase, producing the protein MYDFIIIGGGIVGMSTAMHLIKVYPDAKILLLEKESGPARHQTGHNSGVIHAGVYYTPGSLKARFCLEGNKATKAFCTEHGIRFDECGKLLVATNDLEMQRMKALWERTEANGLERSWLSADELREREPNIVGMGGIFVPSSGIVNYAEVTAAMGAEFLRAGGEIRYGAEVVGLVEQPSEVIVRTQHDEFRSRFLVTCSGLMADRVVSMLGLRTEFVICPFRGEYYLLPKQHNQIVNHLIYPIPDPSMPFLGVHLTRMIDGTVTVGPNAVLAMKREGYRKTDVSPSDLFQTLTTPGILKVLAKNFRPGLIEMKNSLFKGGYLKQVQKYCPSITKADLTPYPAGVRAQAVSRDGKLIDDFLFVNTARSVNVCNAPSPAATSAIPIGAYIVEKVCEQVTRAGGSAPKADRAASHRAAS; encoded by the coding sequence GTGTACGATTTCATTATTATTGGCGGTGGCATTGTGGGCATGTCCACGGCCATGCACCTGATCAAGGTCTACCCGGACGCGAAGATTCTCCTGCTGGAGAAAGAATCCGGCCCGGCCCGCCACCAGACCGGTCACAACAGCGGCGTGATCCACGCTGGCGTGTATTACACCCCCGGCAGCCTCAAGGCGCGCTTCTGCCTGGAAGGCAACAAGGCCACCAAGGCCTTCTGCACCGAGCACGGCATTCGTTTCGATGAATGCGGCAAGCTGCTGGTAGCGACCAACGACCTGGAAATGCAGCGCATGAAGGCGCTGTGGGAGCGCACCGAGGCCAATGGCCTGGAGCGCTCCTGGCTGTCGGCAGACGAGTTGCGCGAGCGCGAGCCCAATATCGTCGGCATGGGTGGCATCTTCGTGCCGTCCAGCGGCATCGTCAATTACGCTGAAGTGACCGCTGCGATGGGCGCAGAATTCCTGCGAGCCGGCGGCGAAATCCGCTATGGCGCAGAGGTGGTCGGCCTTGTGGAGCAGCCCAGCGAAGTGATCGTGCGCACGCAGCACGACGAGTTCCGTAGCCGCTTCCTGGTGACCTGCTCGGGCCTGATGGCCGACCGCGTGGTCAGCATGCTGGGCCTGCGCACCGAGTTTGTCATCTGCCCGTTCCGGGGTGAATACTACTTGCTGCCCAAGCAACACAACCAGATCGTCAACCACCTGATCTACCCGATTCCCGACCCGTCGATGCCGTTCTTGGGCGTGCACCTGACCCGCATGATCGACGGCACCGTCACGGTTGGCCCCAACGCCGTCCTGGCGATGAAGCGCGAGGGCTACCGCAAGACCGACGTCAGCCCCAGCGACCTGTTCCAGACCCTGACCACCCCCGGCATTCTCAAGGTGTTGGCGAAAAACTTCCGCCCGGGCCTGATCGAGATGAAAAACTCGCTGTTCAAGGGCGGCTACCTCAAGCAGGTGCAGAAGTACTGCCCGAGCATCACCAAGGCCGACCTCACGCCTTACCCGGCCGGCGTGCGTGCCCAGGCGGTGTCGCGCGATGGCAAGCTGATCGACGACTTCCTGTTCGTCAACACTGCGCGCAGCGTCAACGTATGCAACGCACCGTCGCCGGCCGCCACCTCGGCCATTCCGATCGGCGCCTATATCGTCGAGAAGGTATGTGAGCAGGTTACCCGCGCAGGTGGCAGCGCCCCTAAGGCGGACCGGGCGGCCAGTCATCGGGCGGCCAGCTGA
- the glaH gene encoding glutarate dioxygenase GlaH, producing the protein MNAFTQIDELVMPLPLETRGYTIAPSKQSPRLLELTFARETVEAFVQAAAEWPVQALEYKSFLRFRLGEILDELCQGTLRPVLLNTILDRATGGMLITPLGLDDVSQAEDMVKFTTACAHLIGRSNYDAMSGQFYARFVVVNTDTSDSYLRQPHRVMELHNDGTFVNQITDYVLMLKIDEKNMEGGNSLLLHLDDWEQCEAFFRHPMARREMRWTAPPSKKVAEDVFHSVFDTDGEGRPTMRYIDQFVQPENYEEGIWLNALSDSLEGSEKKVSVPVAVGSFVLINNLFWLHGRDRFTPHEGLRRELMRQRGYLAFPKPLYQRGQ; encoded by the coding sequence ATGAACGCCTTTACGCAGATCGACGAACTTGTGATGCCGCTGCCGCTCGAAACGCGTGGCTACACCATCGCCCCTTCGAAACAGTCGCCGCGCCTGCTTGAACTGACCTTCGCCCGCGAAACGGTCGAAGCGTTCGTCCAGGCTGCGGCCGAGTGGCCGGTGCAGGCGCTGGAGTACAAGTCGTTCCTGCGCTTCCGGCTGGGTGAAATCCTTGATGAGCTGTGCCAGGGCACCTTGCGCCCGGTATTGCTCAACACCATCCTCGATCGCGCCACCGGCGGCATGCTGATTACCCCGCTGGGCCTGGATGACGTGAGCCAGGCCGAGGATATGGTCAAGTTCACGACCGCCTGCGCACACTTGATCGGCCGTTCCAACTACGACGCCATGAGCGGCCAGTTCTACGCGCGCTTCGTGGTGGTCAACACCGACACCTCCGACAGCTACCTGCGCCAGCCGCACCGGGTCATGGAGTTGCACAACGACGGCACATTCGTGAACCAGATCACCGATTACGTGCTGATGCTGAAGATCGACGAAAAGAACATGGAAGGCGGTAATTCGCTGCTGCTGCACCTGGACGACTGGGAACAGTGCGAGGCATTCTTCCGCCACCCGATGGCCCGCCGCGAAATGCGCTGGACCGCACCGCCGAGCAAGAAAGTGGCCGAAGATGTGTTCCACTCGGTATTCGACACCGACGGCGAAGGCCGCCCGACCATGCGCTACATCGACCAGTTCGTGCAGCCGGAAAACTACGAAGAAGGGATCTGGCTGAACGCCTTGTCCGACTCGCTGGAGGGTAGCGAGAAGAAAGTTTCGGTGCCGGTGGCGGTGGGCAGCTTCGTGTTGATCAATAACCTGTTCTGGCTGCACGGTCGCGATCGCTTCACCCCGCACGAGGGCCTGCGCCGTGAGCTGATGCGCCAGCGTGGTTACCTCGCCTTCCCCAAGCCGCTGTACCAGCGCGGGCAATAA
- the csiR gene encoding DNA-binding transcriptional regulator CsiR: MEALAPRQNSAFSGYERLKKDIIRGVFKPGEKLLMSALKERYDLGVGPLREALSQLVAEHLVNAISQKGYRVAPMSLDEMNDIYDARANLEAMIIALAIERGDDTWEASVLAHSHTLAKVVEVKTREQRLDVWDERHKAFHTAIASGCGSKHLLQARTYLFDQAERYRHLWLTQTVFSEHALELKRQEHAALVEVILARDAKRASALMRSHLMTPVPIIAQIMHAEGIGAR, translated from the coding sequence TTGGAAGCGCTCGCCCCCCGACAAAACTCAGCATTCAGCGGGTATGAGAGGCTCAAGAAGGACATCATCCGTGGCGTGTTCAAGCCCGGTGAAAAACTGTTGATGAGCGCCCTGAAGGAACGCTACGACCTGGGCGTGGGCCCGCTGCGCGAAGCACTGTCGCAACTGGTGGCCGAGCACCTGGTTAACGCGATCAGCCAGAAAGGCTACCGGGTGGCGCCCATGTCGCTGGACGAGATGAACGATATCTACGATGCCCGCGCCAACCTGGAAGCGATGATCATCGCCCTGGCCATCGAGCGCGGCGACGACACCTGGGAGGCCTCAGTGCTGGCCCACTCGCACACGCTGGCCAAGGTGGTGGAAGTCAAAACCCGCGAGCAACGCCTGGATGTGTGGGACGAGCGGCACAAGGCATTTCATACCGCCATTGCCTCGGGCTGTGGTTCGAAGCACTTGCTTCAGGCACGCACTTACCTGTTCGACCAGGCCGAACGCTACCGCCACCTGTGGCTGACGCAGACGGTGTTCTCCGAACACGCGCTGGAGCTCAAACGTCAGGAGCATGCAGCGCTGGTCGAGGTGATTCTCGCCCGTGACGCCAAACGCGCCAGCGCCCTGATGCGCTCGCACCTGATGACGCCCGTGCCAATCATCGCGCAAATCATGCATGCTGAGGGTATCGGCGCTCGCTAG
- a CDS encoding response regulator transcription factor, which yields MPRVLTIEDDAVTGQEIVAELNSHGLEVDWADNGREGLAKAIAGGYDLITVDRMLPEVDGLTIVTTLRSLKIATPILMISALSDVDERVRGLRAGGDDYLTKPFASDEMAARVEVLLRRNSVPMTQTRLQVADLQLDLISHEARRGDNTLNLLPTEYKLLEYLMRHSGQVITRMMIFEEVWGYHFDPGTNLIDVHIGRLRKKIDSPGQSPLIRTVRGSGYAIAEPV from the coding sequence ATGCCTCGCGTACTGACCATCGAAGACGACGCCGTTACCGGCCAGGAAATCGTCGCCGAACTTAACAGCCACGGCCTGGAGGTGGATTGGGCCGACAATGGCCGTGAAGGCCTGGCCAAAGCCATCGCCGGCGGCTATGACCTGATCACCGTAGACCGCATGCTGCCCGAGGTCGATGGCCTGACCATCGTCACCACCCTGCGCAGCCTCAAGATAGCCACGCCGATCCTGATGATCAGCGCCCTCTCCGACGTCGACGAACGGGTACGTGGCCTGCGTGCCGGCGGTGACGACTACCTGACCAAGCCGTTTGCCTCTGACGAGATGGCCGCACGGGTCGAGGTATTGCTGCGCCGCAACAGCGTGCCCATGACCCAGACACGCCTGCAGGTCGCCGACCTGCAACTGGACCTGATCAGCCACGAAGCACGCCGCGGTGACAACACGCTCAACCTGCTGCCCACCGAATACAAACTGCTGGAGTACCTGATGCGCCACAGCGGCCAGGTGATCACGCGGATGATGATTTTCGAAGAGGTCTGGGGTTACCACTTCGACCCCGGCACCAACCTGATCGACGTGCACATCGGCCGCCTGCGCAAGAAAATCGACTCTCCCGGCCAGTCACCGCTGATCCGTACGGTACGGGGCTCCGGCTATGCCATTGCTGAACCCGTCTAA
- a CDS encoding HAMP domain-containing sensor histidine kinase, with the protein MPLLNPSKGWSSSTSRLLALYSFLFVAWSSILMGVLYFEVSSYLNKLTRHSMLQRQHLFAHMSGKQLDDALIASQAFEERSFDAYGLFDAQLNPLGGSVRALPPELRLDGKIHELKRCLDADDPRMPRDSCDAVAIKVQDGRWLVLFRDNGSLFVVTRIILDALLWGISLTLIPGFAGWYLLRRRPLKRIRAIQAQAELIVAGDLTHRLPLSARRDELDMLAAIVNAMLDRIERLMHEVKGVCDNIAHDLRTPLTRLRAQLYRIRQQSDVDSAQAEALDQAIGETDTLMARFRGLLRISELEDRQRRAGFVHLDPHELLVELHDFYLPLAEDGGIHLELHQPGQLPALHGDRELLFEALANLVGNAIKFTPEGGQVRIIATQDDNGVHLAIEDSGPGIPEEERTAVLKRFYRSDEGHRHAGFGLGLSIVAAIVDLHGFGLEIGESDLGGAKLVLHCPLAGLAR; encoded by the coding sequence ATGCCATTGCTGAACCCGTCTAAGGGCTGGAGCTCCTCCACCAGCCGCCTGCTGGCGCTGTACAGCTTTCTGTTCGTTGCCTGGAGCAGCATCCTCATGGGCGTGCTGTACTTCGAGGTGTCAAGTTACCTGAACAAGCTCACCCGCCATTCCATGCTGCAGCGCCAGCACCTGTTCGCCCACATGAGCGGCAAGCAGCTGGACGACGCCCTGATCGCCAGCCAGGCCTTCGAGGAACGCAGCTTTGACGCCTACGGCCTGTTCGATGCCCAGCTCAACCCGCTGGGCGGTAGCGTGCGCGCCCTGCCCCCGGAGCTCAGGCTGGACGGCAAGATCCATGAACTGAAACGCTGCCTGGATGCCGACGACCCGCGCATGCCCCGCGACAGCTGCGATGCAGTGGCGATCAAGGTACAGGATGGCCGCTGGCTGGTGCTGTTCCGTGATAACGGCTCACTGTTCGTGGTGACCCGGATCATTCTCGATGCCCTGCTCTGGGGTATTTCCCTGACACTGATCCCAGGCTTTGCCGGCTGGTACCTGTTACGCCGCCGACCGCTCAAGCGGATTCGTGCCATTCAGGCACAAGCTGAGCTGATCGTCGCCGGCGACCTGACCCACCGCCTGCCACTGTCGGCCCGGCGCGACGAACTGGACATGCTGGCAGCCATCGTCAACGCCATGCTCGACCGCATCGAGCGGCTGATGCACGAGGTCAAGGGAGTGTGCGACAACATTGCCCATGACCTGCGTACCCCGCTGACCCGACTGCGCGCGCAGTTGTACCGCATTCGCCAGCAGAGCGACGTGGATTCTGCGCAGGCCGAGGCGCTGGACCAGGCCATCGGCGAAACCGACACCCTGATGGCGCGTTTTCGCGGGTTGTTGCGCATCAGCGAGCTGGAAGACCGTCAGCGCCGCGCAGGCTTCGTCCACCTCGACCCCCATGAACTACTGGTCGAACTGCACGATTTTTATCTGCCGTTGGCCGAAGATGGAGGCATTCATCTGGAGTTGCACCAGCCTGGACAGTTGCCGGCCCTGCATGGTGATCGCGAGCTGCTGTTCGAGGCGCTGGCCAACCTGGTGGGCAATGCCATCAAATTCACCCCCGAGGGCGGACAGGTACGGATTATTGCCACGCAGGACGACAACGGCGTGCATCTGGCCATCGAGGACAGTGGGCCGGGTATTCCGGAAGAGGAACGAACTGCGGTGCTCAAACGCTTCTATCGCAGTGATGAAGGCCACCGCCATGCCGGGTTCGGGCTGGGGTTGTCGATCGTTGCGGCGATCGTCGACCTGCATGGGTTCGGGCTGGAAATTGGCGAGAGCGACCTGGGTGGCGCGAAGCTGGTTTTGCACTGCCCGCTTGCGGGTCTGGCTAGATAA
- the cysS gene encoding cysteine--tRNA ligase — MLTIYNTLSKAKETFKPLDGNKVRMYVCGMTVYDYCHLGHGRSMVAFDLVTRWLRKSGYELTYVRNITDIDDKIINRANENGESFEALTARMIDAMHEDERRLNILPPDQEPRATDHIAGMHAMIQTLIDQGYAYAPGNGDVYYRVGKFVGYGKLSRKKIEDLRIGARIEVDEAKQDPLDFVLWKGVKPGEPSWESPWGPGRPGWHIECSVMSTCCLGESFDIHGGGSDLEFPHHENEIAQSEAATGKQYANAWMHCGMIRINGEKMSKSLNNFFTIRDVLEKYHPEVVRYLLVASHYRSAINYSEDSLRDAKAALERFYHALRGLPRVAAKGGEAFVERFSVAMNDDFGTPEACAVLFDLVREINRLRDSDVQAAAGLAGRLRELGEVLGVLQLEADDFLRAGAEGKVDAAEVEGLIQARLQARTDKNWAESDRIRDQLTAMGVVLEDSKGATTWRLAD; from the coding sequence GTGCTTACCATTTACAACACCCTGAGCAAAGCGAAAGAAACCTTCAAGCCGCTGGATGGCAACAAGGTGCGCATGTATGTGTGCGGCATGACCGTGTACGACTACTGCCACCTGGGCCATGGCCGCAGCATGGTTGCCTTCGACCTGGTCACCCGCTGGTTGCGCAAGAGCGGCTACGAGCTGACCTATGTGCGGAACATCACCGACATCGATGACAAGATCATCAACCGGGCCAACGAGAACGGCGAAAGCTTCGAAGCGTTGACCGCCCGCATGATCGACGCGATGCACGAAGACGAGCGCCGCCTGAACATCCTGCCGCCGGACCAGGAGCCGCGTGCCACCGACCATATCGCTGGCATGCACGCGATGATCCAGACCTTGATCGACCAGGGTTACGCCTACGCCCCGGGCAATGGCGACGTGTACTACCGCGTCGGCAAGTTCGTCGGCTACGGCAAGCTGTCGCGCAAGAAGATCGAAGACCTGCGCATCGGTGCACGTATCGAGGTCGACGAAGCCAAGCAGGACCCGCTGGACTTCGTGCTGTGGAAGGGCGTAAAACCGGGCGAGCCAAGCTGGGAGTCGCCATGGGGCCCGGGCCGTCCGGGCTGGCACATCGAGTGCTCGGTGATGTCCACCTGCTGCCTGGGTGAGAGCTTCGACATTCACGGCGGCGGCAGCGACCTGGAGTTCCCGCACCACGAGAACGAAATCGCCCAGAGTGAAGCAGCCACTGGCAAGCAGTACGCCAACGCCTGGATGCACTGCGGCATGATCCGTATCAACGGCGAAAAGATGTCGAAGTCGTTGAACAACTTCTTCACTATTCGTGACGTGCTCGAGAAGTACCACCCGGAAGTGGTGCGTTACCTGCTGGTGGCCAGCCACTACCGCAGCGCGATCAACTACTCCGAAGACAGCCTGCGCGACGCCAAGGCCGCGCTGGAGCGCTTCTACCACGCCCTGCGTGGCTTGCCACGGGTGGCGGCCAAGGGCGGCGAAGCGTTTGTCGAGCGTTTCAGCGTGGCGATGAACGACGACTTCGGCACCCCTGAAGCCTGCGCCGTGCTGTTTGACCTGGTGCGCGAGATCAACCGTCTGCGCGACAGCGATGTGCAAGCGGCTGCCGGCCTGGCTGGCCGCCTGCGTGAGTTGGGTGAGGTGCTGGGTGTGCTGCAGCTGGAAGCCGATGACTTCCTGCGTGCCGGTGCTGAAGGCAAGGTTGATGCTGCAGAGGTGGAAGGCCTGATTCAGGCGCGTCTGCAGGCGCGTACCGACAAGAACTGGGCCGAGTCGGACCGTATTCGCGACCAGCTCACCGCCATGGGTGTGGTGCTGGAAGACAGCAAGGGCGCGACTACCTGGCGTCTGGCTGACTGA
- a CDS encoding glutamine--tRNA ligase/YqeY domain fusion protein produces the protein MSKPTADNAPNAAAKGAPAVPANFLRPIIQADLDSGKHSSIVTRFPPEPNGYLHIGHAKSICVNFGLAKEFGGVCHLRFDDTNPAKEDQEYIDAIQSDVKWLGFDWAGDVRYASSYFDQLHDWAVELIKRGKAYVCDLTPDQAKEYRGNLKEPGKNSPFRERSVEENLDLFARMKAGEFKDGECVLRAKIDMASPNMNLRDPILYRIRHAHHHQTGDKWCIYPNYDFTHGQSDAIEGITHSICTLEFEGHRPLYEWFLDNLPVPAHPRQYEFSRLNLNYTITSKRKLKQLVDEKHVDAWDDPRMSTLSGFRRRGYTPASIRNFCEMIGTNRSDGVVDMSMLEFSIRDDLDRTAPRAMCVLRPLKVVITNYPEGQVEQLELPRHPKEDMGVRVLPFARELYIDRDDFMEEPPKGYKRLEPAGEVRLRGSYVIRADEAIKDADGNVVELRCSYDPDTLGKNPEGRKVKGVIHWVPAEGSVECEVRLYDRLFRSANPEKTEDGGSFLDNINPDSLQVLSGCRAEPSLAQAQPEDRFQFEREGYFCADLKDSQPGRPVFNRTVTLRDSWGS, from the coding sequence ATGAGCAAGCCCACTGCCGACAACGCGCCAAACGCCGCTGCCAAAGGCGCCCCCGCTGTCCCTGCGAACTTCCTGCGGCCGATCATCCAGGCCGACCTGGACTCGGGCAAGCACAGCAGCATCGTTACCCGCTTCCCGCCGGAGCCTAACGGCTACCTGCACATCGGCCATGCCAAGTCGATCTGTGTCAACTTCGGCCTGGCCAAGGAATTCGGGGGTGTCTGCCACCTGCGTTTCGATGACACCAACCCGGCCAAGGAAGACCAGGAATACATCGACGCCATTCAAAGCGACGTCAAATGGCTGGGCTTCGACTGGGCCGGCGACGTGCGATATGCATCCAGCTACTTCGACCAGTTGCACGACTGGGCGGTCGAGCTGATCAAGCGTGGCAAGGCGTATGTCTGCGACCTGACCCCTGATCAAGCCAAGGAATACCGCGGCAATCTGAAGGAGCCGGGCAAGAACAGCCCGTTCCGCGAGCGTAGCGTGGAAGAAAACCTCGACCTGTTCGCCCGCATGAAGGCTGGCGAGTTCAAGGACGGCGAGTGCGTGCTGCGGGCCAAGATCGACATGGCTTCGCCAAACATGAATCTGCGCGACCCGATCCTGTACCGCATCCGCCATGCACACCATCACCAGACCGGTGACAAGTGGTGCATCTACCCCAACTACGACTTTACCCACGGCCAGTCGGACGCGATCGAAGGCATCACCCACTCGATCTGCACCCTGGAGTTCGAGGGGCACCGTCCGCTGTATGAGTGGTTCCTCGACAACCTGCCGGTACCGGCACACCCGCGCCAGTACGAGTTCAGCCGCCTGAACCTGAACTACACCATCACCTCCAAGCGCAAGCTCAAGCAGCTGGTTGACGAAAAGCACGTCGACGCCTGGGACGACCCGCGCATGTCGACGCTGTCCGGCTTCCGTCGCCGTGGCTACACCCCGGCTTCGATCCGCAACTTCTGCGAAATGATCGGTACCAACCGCTCTGACGGCGTGGTCGACATGTCGATGCTCGAGTTCAGCATCCGTGACGACCTGGACCGCACTGCACCGCGCGCCATGTGCGTGCTGCGTCCACTGAAAGTGGTTATCACCAACTACCCGGAAGGCCAGGTGGAGCAGCTCGAACTGCCGCGCCATCCGAAGGAAGACATGGGCGTGCGGGTGCTGCCGTTTGCCCGCGAACTGTACATCGACCGCGATGACTTCATGGAAGAGCCGCCGAAGGGCTACAAGCGCCTGGAACCGGCGGGTGAGGTGCGCCTGCGTGGCAGCTACGTGATCCGCGCTGACGAAGCCATCAAGGACGCCGACGGCAATGTCGTAGAGCTGCGTTGCTCGTACGACCCCGACACCCTGGGCAAAAACCCTGAAGGCCGCAAGGTCAAGGGCGTGATCCACTGGGTGCCGGCCGAAGGCAGCGTCGAATGCGAAGTGCGTTTGTATGACCGCCTGTTCCGCTCCGCCAACCCGGAAAAGACCGAAGATGGTGGCAGCTTCCTCGACAACATCAACCCGGATTCGCTGCAAGTGCTGAGCGGCTGCCGTGCCGAACCATCACTGGCCCAGGCGCAACCCGAGGACCGCTTCCAGTTCGAGCGTGAAGGCTACTTCTGCGCCGACCTGAAAGACAGCCAGCCGGGCCGCCCGGTGTTCAACCGCACTGTCACCCTGCGTGACTCCTGGGGCAGCTGA
- a CDS encoding peptidylprolyl isomerase produces MSKVKLTTNHGDIVIELNAEKAPITVANFIEYVNAGHYTNTVFHRVIKGFMIQGGGFEPGMNEKRDKRASIQNEADNGLKNTKYSIAMARTMEPHSASAQFFINASDNDFLNHSGKNVQGWGYAVFGEVIEGREVVDAIEKVATGSKSGHQDVPKEDVIIEKAEIIE; encoded by the coding sequence ATGTCCAAAGTCAAACTGACCACCAACCATGGCGACATCGTCATTGAACTGAACGCTGAAAAAGCCCCGATCACCGTGGCCAATTTCATCGAATACGTTAACGCCGGTCACTACACCAATACCGTTTTCCACCGTGTGATCAAGGGTTTCATGATCCAGGGCGGCGGTTTTGAGCCAGGCATGAACGAAAAACGTGACAAGCGCGCCAGCATCCAGAACGAAGCTGACAACGGCCTGAAAAACACCAAGTACAGCATCGCCATGGCCCGCACCATGGAGCCGCACTCTGCTTCGGCGCAGTTCTTCATCAACGCTTCGGACAACGACTTCCTCAACCACAGCGGCAAGAACGTACAGGGCTGGGGCTACGCGGTATTCGGCGAAGTGATTGAAGGCCGTGAAGTGGTTGATGCCATCGAGAAGGTCGCAACCGGCTCCAAGTCCGGCCACCAGGACGTACCAAAAGAAGACGTGATCATCGAGAAAGCCGAGATCATTGAGTGA